From one Marmota flaviventris isolate mMarFla1 chromosome 1, mMarFla1.hap1, whole genome shotgun sequence genomic stretch:
- the Arhgef3 gene encoding rho guanine nucleotide exchange factor 3 isoform X5, with the protein MVAKDYPFYLTVKRANCSLEVPPASGLAKDAEEPSNKRVKPLSRVTSLANLIPPVKATPLKRFSQTLQRSISFRSESRPDILAPRPWSRNASSSSTKRRDSKLWSETFDVCVNQMLTSKEIKRQEAIFELSQGEEDLIEDLKLAKKAYHDPMLKLSIMTEQELNQIFGTLDSLIPLHEELLSQLRDVRKPDGSTEHVGPILVGWLPCLSSYDSYCSNQVAAKALLDHKKQDHRVQDFLQRCLESPFSRKLDLWNFLDIPRSRLVKYPLLLREILRHTPNDNPDQQHLEEAINIIQGIVAEINIKTGESECRYYKERLLYLEEGQKDSLIDSSRVLCCHGELKNNRGVKLHVFLFQEVLVITRAVTHNEQLCYQLYRQPIPVKDLMLEDLQDGELKTSSESVSEMDPKVRPTRYKPMTLSTSSNGSTVFVKPRKQSCVPPGRLGCLTLRNHSLILPLGAERHREKQNSSRWTSRTVSQTAVWTQARSALTVSEWNRQIPPVGTAGMWKATSDRGADVPGSSPVFYLYSICIPHMEQFGEALFHTFVNVLAQSLVSVSLFLVL; encoded by the exons GAACCTAGTAATAAACGGGTCAAGCCCCTTTCCAGAGTCACATCTCTGGCAAACCTCATCCCACCCGTGAAGGCCACCCCATTAAAACGCTTCAGCCAAACTCTGCAG CGTTCCATTAGCTTCCGCAGCGAGAGCCGCCCTGACATCCTCGCCCCCCGACCCTGGTCCAGAAATGCCTCTTCCTCAAGCACCAAGCGGAGAGACAGCAAGCTGTGGAGCGAGACCTTCGATGTGTGTGTCAATCAAATGCTTACATCCAAGGAGATCAAACGGCAGGAG gCAATCTTTGAACTTTCTCAAGGAGAAGAAGACTTGATAGAGGACTTGAAATTAGCAAAAAAG GCCTATCATGACCCCATGCTGAAACTCTCCATCATGACAGAACAAGAGTTGAACCAAATTTTTGGAACACTGGATTCTCTAATTCCTCTACACGAAG AGCTTCTTAGTCAGCTTCGGGATGTTCGGAAGCCTGATGGCTCAACAGAACACGTTGGTCCCATCCTCGTGGGCTGG CTTCCTTGTCTCAGCTCCTATGACAGCTACTGCAGCAATCAAGTGGCCGCCAAAGCTCTGCTAGATCATAAAAAACAGGATCACCGAGTCCAGGACTTTCTTCAACGATGTTTAGAGTCCCCCTTTAGCCGCAAACTAGATCTCTGGAATTTCCTTGATATTCCAAGAAGCCGTTTGGTGAAATACCCTCTGCTTCTTCGAGAAATCTTGAGGCACACACCAAATGATAACCCAGATCAGCAGCACTTGGAAGAAGCT ATAAACATCATTCAGGGAATTGTGGCAGAAATCAACATCAAGACTGGGGAATCTGAATGCCGTTATTATAAAGAACGGCTTCTTTATTTGGAAGAAGGCCAGAAAGACTCTTTGATTGACAGCTCAAGAGTCCTGTGTTGTCATGGTGAACTGAAGAACAACCGGGGTGTG AAACTGCATGTTTTCCTATTCCAAGAAGTGCTTGTGATCACTCGAGCGGTCACCCACAACGAGCAGCTCTGCTACCAGTTGTACCGTCAGCCAATCCCCGTGAAGGACCTTATGCTGGAAGACCTGCAGGACGGAGAA ttaAAAACTTCTTCAGAGTCAGTTTCAGAAATGGATCCCAAAGTCAGACCCACTCGCTACAAGCCAATGACACTTTCAACAAGCAGCAATGGCTCAACTGTATTCGTCAAGCCAAGGAAACAGTCCTGTGTGCCACCGGGCAGGCTGGGATGCTTGACTCTGAGGAACCATTCCTTAATCCTGCCACTGGGAGCAGAGCGCCACAGGGAGAAACAAAACTCGAGCAGATGGACCAGTCGGACAGTGAGTCAGACTGCAGTATGGACACAAGCGAGGTCAGCCTTGACTGTGAGCGAATGGAACAGACAGATTCCTCCTGTGGGAACAGCAGGCATGTGGAAAGCAACGTCTGACAGAGGGGCTGATGTTCCTGGAAGTAGCCCTGTGTTCTACCTGTACAGTATTTGCATTCCACACATGGAACAGTTTGGAGAAGCACTTTTTCATACTTTTGTGAACGTGTTGGCCCAGTCTCTTGTATCTGTATCTTTGTTCCTAGTACTGTAA
- the Arhgef3 gene encoding rho guanine nucleotide exchange factor 3 isoform X2, translating to MRSEPPMVWCCFFVRAQRKRKQSAQDEDAVSLCSLDISEPSNKRVKPLSRVTSLANLIPPVKATPLKRFSQTLQRSISFRSESRPDILAPRPWSRNASSSSTKRRDSKLWSETFDVCVNQMLTSKEIKRQEAIFELSQGEEDLIEDLKLAKKAYHDPMLKLSIMTEQELNQIFGTLDSLIPLHEELLSQLRDVRKPDGSTEHVGPILVGWLPCLSSYDSYCSNQVAAKALLDHKKQDHRVQDFLQRCLESPFSRKLDLWNFLDIPRSRLVKYPLLLREILRHTPNDNPDQQHLEEAINIIQGIVAEINIKTGESECRYYKERLLYLEEGQKDSLIDSSRVLCCHGELKNNRGVKLHVFLFQEVLVITRAVTHNEQLCYQLYRQPIPVKDLMLEDLQDGEVRLGGSLRGAFSNNERIKNFFRVSFRNGSQSQTHSLQANDTFNKQQWLNCIRQAKETVLCATGQAGMLDSEEPFLNPATGSRAPQGETKLEQMDQSDSESDCSMDTSEVSLDCERMEQTDSSCGNSRHVESNV from the exons GAACCTAGTAATAAACGGGTCAAGCCCCTTTCCAGAGTCACATCTCTGGCAAACCTCATCCCACCCGTGAAGGCCACCCCATTAAAACGCTTCAGCCAAACTCTGCAG CGTTCCATTAGCTTCCGCAGCGAGAGCCGCCCTGACATCCTCGCCCCCCGACCCTGGTCCAGAAATGCCTCTTCCTCAAGCACCAAGCGGAGAGACAGCAAGCTGTGGAGCGAGACCTTCGATGTGTGTGTCAATCAAATGCTTACATCCAAGGAGATCAAACGGCAGGAG gCAATCTTTGAACTTTCTCAAGGAGAAGAAGACTTGATAGAGGACTTGAAATTAGCAAAAAAG GCCTATCATGACCCCATGCTGAAACTCTCCATCATGACAGAACAAGAGTTGAACCAAATTTTTGGAACACTGGATTCTCTAATTCCTCTACACGAAG AGCTTCTTAGTCAGCTTCGGGATGTTCGGAAGCCTGATGGCTCAACAGAACACGTTGGTCCCATCCTCGTGGGCTGG CTTCCTTGTCTCAGCTCCTATGACAGCTACTGCAGCAATCAAGTGGCCGCCAAAGCTCTGCTAGATCATAAAAAACAGGATCACCGAGTCCAGGACTTTCTTCAACGATGTTTAGAGTCCCCCTTTAGCCGCAAACTAGATCTCTGGAATTTCCTTGATATTCCAAGAAGCCGTTTGGTGAAATACCCTCTGCTTCTTCGAGAAATCTTGAGGCACACACCAAATGATAACCCAGATCAGCAGCACTTGGAAGAAGCT ATAAACATCATTCAGGGAATTGTGGCAGAAATCAACATCAAGACTGGGGAATCTGAATGCCGTTATTATAAAGAACGGCTTCTTTATTTGGAAGAAGGCCAGAAAGACTCTTTGATTGACAGCTCAAGAGTCCTGTGTTGTCATGGTGAACTGAAGAACAACCGGGGTGTG AAACTGCATGTTTTCCTATTCCAAGAAGTGCTTGTGATCACTCGAGCGGTCACCCACAACGAGCAGCTCTGCTACCAGTTGTACCGTCAGCCAATCCCCGTGAAGGACCTTATGCTGGAAGACCTGCAGGACGGAGAAGTGAGGCTAGGTGGCTCTTTGCGTGGGGCTTTCAGCAACAATGAGAGAA ttaAAAACTTCTTCAGAGTCAGTTTCAGAAATGGATCCCAAAGTCAGACCCACTCGCTACAAGCCAATGACACTTTCAACAAGCAGCAATGGCTCAACTGTATTCGTCAAGCCAAGGAAACAGTCCTGTGTGCCACCGGGCAGGCTGGGATGCTTGACTCTGAGGAACCATTCCTTAATCCTGCCACTGGGAGCAGAGCGCCACAGGGAGAAACAAAACTCGAGCAGATGGACCAGTCGGACAGTGAGTCAGACTGCAGTATGGACACAAGCGAGGTCAGCCTTGACTGTGAGCGAATGGAACAGACAGATTCCTCCTGTGGGAACAGCAGGCATGTGGAAAGCAACGTCTGA
- the Arhgef3 gene encoding rho guanine nucleotide exchange factor 3 isoform X4 has product MVAKDYPFYLTVKRANCSLEVPPASGLAKDAEEPSNKRVKPLSRVTSLANLIPPVKATPLKRFSQTLQRSISFRSESRPDILAPRPWSRNASSSSTKRRDSKLWSETFDVCVNQMLTSKEIKRQEAIFELSQGEEDLIEDLKLAKKAYHDPMLKLSIMTEQELNQIFGTLDSLIPLHEELLSQLRDVRKPDGSTEHVGPILVGWLPCLSSYDSYCSNQVAAKALLDHKKQDHRVQDFLQRCLESPFSRKLDLWNFLDIPRSRLVKYPLLLREILRHTPNDNPDQQHLEEAINIIQGIVAEINIKTGESECRYYKERLLYLEEGQKDSLIDSSRVLCCHGELKNNRGVKLHVFLFQEVLVITRAVTHNEQLCYQLYRQPIPVKDLMLEDLQDGEVRLGGSLRGAFSNNERIKNFFRVSFRNGSQSQTHSLQANDTFNKQQWLNCIRQAKETVLCATGQAGMLDSEEPFLNPATGSRAPQGETKLEQMDQSDSESDCSMDTSEVSLDCERMEQTDSSCGNSRHVESNV; this is encoded by the exons GAACCTAGTAATAAACGGGTCAAGCCCCTTTCCAGAGTCACATCTCTGGCAAACCTCATCCCACCCGTGAAGGCCACCCCATTAAAACGCTTCAGCCAAACTCTGCAG CGTTCCATTAGCTTCCGCAGCGAGAGCCGCCCTGACATCCTCGCCCCCCGACCCTGGTCCAGAAATGCCTCTTCCTCAAGCACCAAGCGGAGAGACAGCAAGCTGTGGAGCGAGACCTTCGATGTGTGTGTCAATCAAATGCTTACATCCAAGGAGATCAAACGGCAGGAG gCAATCTTTGAACTTTCTCAAGGAGAAGAAGACTTGATAGAGGACTTGAAATTAGCAAAAAAG GCCTATCATGACCCCATGCTGAAACTCTCCATCATGACAGAACAAGAGTTGAACCAAATTTTTGGAACACTGGATTCTCTAATTCCTCTACACGAAG AGCTTCTTAGTCAGCTTCGGGATGTTCGGAAGCCTGATGGCTCAACAGAACACGTTGGTCCCATCCTCGTGGGCTGG CTTCCTTGTCTCAGCTCCTATGACAGCTACTGCAGCAATCAAGTGGCCGCCAAAGCTCTGCTAGATCATAAAAAACAGGATCACCGAGTCCAGGACTTTCTTCAACGATGTTTAGAGTCCCCCTTTAGCCGCAAACTAGATCTCTGGAATTTCCTTGATATTCCAAGAAGCCGTTTGGTGAAATACCCTCTGCTTCTTCGAGAAATCTTGAGGCACACACCAAATGATAACCCAGATCAGCAGCACTTGGAAGAAGCT ATAAACATCATTCAGGGAATTGTGGCAGAAATCAACATCAAGACTGGGGAATCTGAATGCCGTTATTATAAAGAACGGCTTCTTTATTTGGAAGAAGGCCAGAAAGACTCTTTGATTGACAGCTCAAGAGTCCTGTGTTGTCATGGTGAACTGAAGAACAACCGGGGTGTG AAACTGCATGTTTTCCTATTCCAAGAAGTGCTTGTGATCACTCGAGCGGTCACCCACAACGAGCAGCTCTGCTACCAGTTGTACCGTCAGCCAATCCCCGTGAAGGACCTTATGCTGGAAGACCTGCAGGACGGAGAAGTGAGGCTAGGTGGCTCTTTGCGTGGGGCTTTCAGCAACAATGAGAGAA ttaAAAACTTCTTCAGAGTCAGTTTCAGAAATGGATCCCAAAGTCAGACCCACTCGCTACAAGCCAATGACACTTTCAACAAGCAGCAATGGCTCAACTGTATTCGTCAAGCCAAGGAAACAGTCCTGTGTGCCACCGGGCAGGCTGGGATGCTTGACTCTGAGGAACCATTCCTTAATCCTGCCACTGGGAGCAGAGCGCCACAGGGAGAAACAAAACTCGAGCAGATGGACCAGTCGGACAGTGAGTCAGACTGCAGTATGGACACAAGCGAGGTCAGCCTTGACTGTGAGCGAATGGAACAGACAGATTCCTCCTGTGGGAACAGCAGGCATGTGGAAAGCAACGTCTGA
- the Arhgef3 gene encoding rho guanine nucleotide exchange factor 3 isoform X3: MFPSPKAWNFRGRKRKQSAQDEDAVSLCSLDISEPSNKRVKPLSRVTSLANLIPPVKATPLKRFSQTLQRSISFRSESRPDILAPRPWSRNASSSSTKRRDSKLWSETFDVCVNQMLTSKEIKRQEAIFELSQGEEDLIEDLKLAKKAYHDPMLKLSIMTEQELNQIFGTLDSLIPLHEELLSQLRDVRKPDGSTEHVGPILVGWLPCLSSYDSYCSNQVAAKALLDHKKQDHRVQDFLQRCLESPFSRKLDLWNFLDIPRSRLVKYPLLLREILRHTPNDNPDQQHLEEAINIIQGIVAEINIKTGESECRYYKERLLYLEEGQKDSLIDSSRVLCCHGELKNNRGVKLHVFLFQEVLVITRAVTHNEQLCYQLYRQPIPVKDLMLEDLQDGEVRLGGSLRGAFSNNERIKNFFRVSFRNGSQSQTHSLQANDTFNKQQWLNCIRQAKETVLCATGQAGMLDSEEPFLNPATGSRAPQGETKLEQMDQSDSESDCSMDTSEVSLDCERMEQTDSSCGNSRHVESNV, translated from the exons GAACCTAGTAATAAACGGGTCAAGCCCCTTTCCAGAGTCACATCTCTGGCAAACCTCATCCCACCCGTGAAGGCCACCCCATTAAAACGCTTCAGCCAAACTCTGCAG CGTTCCATTAGCTTCCGCAGCGAGAGCCGCCCTGACATCCTCGCCCCCCGACCCTGGTCCAGAAATGCCTCTTCCTCAAGCACCAAGCGGAGAGACAGCAAGCTGTGGAGCGAGACCTTCGATGTGTGTGTCAATCAAATGCTTACATCCAAGGAGATCAAACGGCAGGAG gCAATCTTTGAACTTTCTCAAGGAGAAGAAGACTTGATAGAGGACTTGAAATTAGCAAAAAAG GCCTATCATGACCCCATGCTGAAACTCTCCATCATGACAGAACAAGAGTTGAACCAAATTTTTGGAACACTGGATTCTCTAATTCCTCTACACGAAG AGCTTCTTAGTCAGCTTCGGGATGTTCGGAAGCCTGATGGCTCAACAGAACACGTTGGTCCCATCCTCGTGGGCTGG CTTCCTTGTCTCAGCTCCTATGACAGCTACTGCAGCAATCAAGTGGCCGCCAAAGCTCTGCTAGATCATAAAAAACAGGATCACCGAGTCCAGGACTTTCTTCAACGATGTTTAGAGTCCCCCTTTAGCCGCAAACTAGATCTCTGGAATTTCCTTGATATTCCAAGAAGCCGTTTGGTGAAATACCCTCTGCTTCTTCGAGAAATCTTGAGGCACACACCAAATGATAACCCAGATCAGCAGCACTTGGAAGAAGCT ATAAACATCATTCAGGGAATTGTGGCAGAAATCAACATCAAGACTGGGGAATCTGAATGCCGTTATTATAAAGAACGGCTTCTTTATTTGGAAGAAGGCCAGAAAGACTCTTTGATTGACAGCTCAAGAGTCCTGTGTTGTCATGGTGAACTGAAGAACAACCGGGGTGTG AAACTGCATGTTTTCCTATTCCAAGAAGTGCTTGTGATCACTCGAGCGGTCACCCACAACGAGCAGCTCTGCTACCAGTTGTACCGTCAGCCAATCCCCGTGAAGGACCTTATGCTGGAAGACCTGCAGGACGGAGAAGTGAGGCTAGGTGGCTCTTTGCGTGGGGCTTTCAGCAACAATGAGAGAA ttaAAAACTTCTTCAGAGTCAGTTTCAGAAATGGATCCCAAAGTCAGACCCACTCGCTACAAGCCAATGACACTTTCAACAAGCAGCAATGGCTCAACTGTATTCGTCAAGCCAAGGAAACAGTCCTGTGTGCCACCGGGCAGGCTGGGATGCTTGACTCTGAGGAACCATTCCTTAATCCTGCCACTGGGAGCAGAGCGCCACAGGGAGAAACAAAACTCGAGCAGATGGACCAGTCGGACAGTGAGTCAGACTGCAGTATGGACACAAGCGAGGTCAGCCTTGACTGTGAGCGAATGGAACAGACAGATTCCTCCTGTGGGAACAGCAGGCATGTGGAAAGCAACGTCTGA